In Diadema setosum chromosome 7, eeDiaSeto1, whole genome shotgun sequence, the DNA window TTTCAAGCATCCAATTGTGGTACAATTTTTTTCCCAAAAGCAAGTTTGTTTAAATGGCTCTCTTTCATTAAAATGTAATCATTTACATTTTAACATTGATAGCTCGTGCTAAGCTTTCAAAATCATTGGTGGTGCTTTGCTCTAATATAACACACTAGCAGTTAAGGTGACACTCTCTCTAACTTTTTTCTGTCTGTTAGCCAAACTCAACGGCTGACGAACGGGGACTGGCTCGTCTAATCCATCATAAGTTGATTGTCCAGCAGTTGGCCACCTTCAAGGGTAAGTTTGAGGGAATGATAGGAATCTTCATTCTCTGTGATATCGGAGATACATAAATGTTAGCattattgatgataatgatatgccTAATACTGTTTCTGaagacaaaattaaatgaatacaGACATTGCCACAAGACAGTATACCACTCCACTCTGTTTATGTTCAagtcatgcattcattcaagTGATGGATCAACCATGGAGGTAACCTCCATGGATCAACAGTCTCAGTTTGAGTCTGGTATGTGTATTGTTGCTAGATCCAGTAGCAGTTGTCATGATGATTTTTCCAGAATAGCAGGGGCATTCTGCCAAACTGATATTAGTGCTGTTATTCTTAACTCTGGCAGTATTAATTTGTCTGTGTGCACTTGTGTTTGCTCTGAATCATTGTGCTTTTAGGTGCTATTAACCCACTGAgaacaggctgattttgctatacgGTAGTACAACAAGCGTTTCCCATAGAAATTTACCCGATTATACTTGGAACTAGTCTTCAGTAGGTTAAGGCATTCATCAGCTGCCAACTTTGACTGGAAAGTGTCATTAGACTTGTGAGAAACTCCAGCGAACTATCGGTTTTCCAGAATGAAAACCAGAGTGGTTAGGCGGATTTTGCAATTTTATATACACCATAGTTTATCATGAGCATAACATTTAACAAATCTGGAAGTGTATCAAAATTTTGCAACGGGTTGAACTTGCAATCAAGAACCACAGCAATGGAATGTAAAATGAGAATTATCTCTCTTGTCAAGCAGATAGTTTGCAATTTTGAACATTGAAcacaatatacagtacatgtatgtacattgcatttCAGTTTTGGGCCACAAGTTATTTATTGCAACAAAAACACTTGTGCATGTCATAtctctacaatgtacattgtacagtggaATGGCActtttgttgttgaaatgagTTGCTAATATTCCTGGAAACTTGTCTtccatacatgtgtatatgtgttgCTACTTGTATGTATACTAACTTAACTATTCTTTGTTGAGGAGTTTGTGTTTATTACATCAATTTGATTTCAGTACAAGTATCATACAGACATCTcttcaatgtttattttgtcTGCCCTAGCTTCTCTCTCCACACAAAACTTAAACCTGCATTTTCAGATGTATGTATACAATACTAACTTAGTTTTTGTACTGTGATCTCCCTCTTCAGATCTTGTTACAGATGATTTACTGGCAGTcgggaagaagaaagaaaagagcatGGAGAGAATTCAAAATCCTGAGCAGAAGAGGAGTGAAGCATCAGATACATCTGAAGGAAGTGAAAGTGATAGTGATGAACTGGAGAATGATGAAGACTCCCCGATCAAATCTGGAATAAATTCTGTAAAAGGGATACATAATTCAGCTGAAGAGACTCGCAGAAGAAAATCACAGAAATTAAAATCAACAAATCCAGTGTCactgtgtggacagaaaaagCAGCTTGAAAAACAGATGAGAGCCAGACACAAACGGAAAGAAGAGTCCGACTTCTTTGTCACTGGCTCAGACGGAGAGGATGCAAATGTGTCTGGGGAGATGTCGGACAATGGTGGCAGCAGCGAGAGTGACTCAGATGCAAGTGGTGCTGAGGACGATTACGGCGTAGATGATGTGGATGACGACCTCGATGATGATCACGATAACATGGAGGCAAACTTCGGCGCGGAGTTGAAGGAGCTGTCCGACCACTTCCGCAAACAGCAATCCCGGTATGCCGACAAGAGTGCTGCCGGTGAGAGGAAGAGATCGAAAGGGCTGGATTCCCTGTTTGTGGGCAAACTGTCGGGCAAGAGCCCCCTGGACGCTGCTGCCAGTGTGAACAAGAGCGGAAGGAACCGCCCTGGACAGAAAGAGAGGCATAGGTTAGTACCTCTGCAATGGTGATTCACATATTACCACTCCTTGTTGAACCAAAGCTCAGTTGCATAACAAACTGTGCTGAAACAGTTTCTTTCATTAAAGGCAACATCCAAAACATAATCTTACAAACCATGAAGCCAAGCTCTGATATGGGGGTTGCTATGGtagttcattatcatttttcagTAAGTTTATGGATTGTGATGATAGTGCAGGCATGCTTCTCCTGTGTCGCTTGTCATAACTTAATTGAGTTCCTGTTTTTCAGTCTATTCTCTGTGTTGTATTTCCATTTATGATTTTGTGATGTATCTTAAAGTTCAAATTACACACGGATGTGAACTCGTGAAAACCACGAGTCCTACAGAGTCCAAAAAACTTATTtccaaacacaaacatacacacaaacacacacagggACACACAACCAATTTGGTTTCTTGTGCTTTGTACTGTTAGCATGTTTTGTATTAATTTTAGGTTAGTTGTTAGATAATAAAATCTGACTGATAAAAGCTGACTGAAAGGTTTTCATATGTGGTCACATATTGCCTTCTCTTACTGgaattctttttcatacatctgtttttgttctctgtctctctctctttctttttttttttttccttttttaaaatAGAATTAACATCAAGAAGCAGCTGCAAGTGCTGAGAAGACCATCTGCTCATCAGCCACAGAGCAGACATGTAGCCCTGGTAGATATGCCTAGTCTTGCCACCAGAGACAAAGCAGAGAAGAAAGTCATTACAGGCATCAATGCTATGCCAGAGAAACCAAAGACTGGTAAGATTACAGAATGTGTTTGTCCTTCGCAAGCATGCATTTATTCCTATCTACTTCCCTCACTTGATGATGTGTAGTGTATTAGTGCTCGTAAATTCAATCATAAATTTCATAATACTTTTCCAGCGCTATGTAATGAGATAAAACTGTTGGGAACCGTTCTAAAGGAAAAAGATAACAATTTGCAGAACTGTGTAACTCTAATTGCTGTAACAAGTGGAGTCAATATGGATAGATTTGAGGAATAAATCCAGTTATTGTAGAAATTTATTCACCTGTAGAGCCAACCTACACATCCCCAGTATCAAGTTAGTGAAAACAGTGAATATACAAGACTGTATTTTAGagccttaaagggattgtacagttttggttgagacctaatttcaggtttctaacatttttttggtgaaataatgagaaacctcttatgaaatatgaaagagcatgtaaatgaggaattcaacatttatttgatgaaaatcggttttgaaatggctgagatatccaaaaaaagtgattctaataaagtgtggcacccacactttattacgatcatttcgttttactttgtttttggatgtttcagtcattccaaactcgattttcatcaaatcaactttgaattcatcttaaaatGGAATGCTTTGTACTAtattataagtgttttcttggtatctcgcaaaaagttaaaggcccaattctcatttccaccaatactgtaccatccctttaatgcaatggatgtaaagaaaatagtaAACAGAGTCAGGGAGgatgagaaagaaagatttaGTACATTCTGAGAGGAGGAGGTTGGGGTATTAAGCATTTGGATATTGAAGACAAACTGATAAGAATGGGAGGTTCTCTTGCCTGTAAATTTGATAGAATGTATGAAAGGATCCGCCATGTCTCTTGAGCTGGGCAGAATGTATTGATAAATGGAAGAATTACTGAGGAAGTTTGTGGATGAAGGGCTGTGAAGGTACTACTTTAGACATGTTGGAAATGTCGGGGGATGAGAAGGGTCCATGtgaatgatgggggggggggggtgggaattGTAGAGGTGTAATAGGCAGACAATGGAGAACAGTTAAccattctttattcatatcaCTTACCCTATTTGACTTCATCTAATTCCTTCCTGCTGACCATTCTTCTCCCCCTCCACTCTACTCCAAGGTGACCATTCATCACTACCAATGTCCATACACCCCACCTCCTCCTTTGTTCTTTTGTTCCCCACACATCAGTATGCCCCTCAACTCCCATTGTCCAGTAGGGATCCCTACCAGCACAGCTGAGCCCTTTTTCCTTCCTCTTAAAGCCCAACCCTTTGACCTTGTCCTTCCATTGTCACAGACATGATAGTGTTCCTCCTTTTGAAATTGCTTGAATCCTCTGCTTCCTCTCTCCTTTTCACAGCACATCCGTGGCATTGTTTAGACAACAGATAAAATGTGAATGTAGTTCTAGTACATACAAAGTTTGTTATTCATGGCCATGCTGTCCCCTGGATActgtaggtgttttttttttttttctcatgacgCTCATTCTTTCTGACATACTATGCCACTTTCTGTAACATACTGAAAAACTATGATATTAAAACATTTGCATTTATTATATAACCTGTTACTTTTGTTGTCATCTAGgatcaatattttcatgctaaAATTATTAGGTTCACAGAAGCAGAAAGCTATAGACGTTTCATTAGATAATTGCTGATGATTGTATATTTGTGTCTCCTATTTATTTTCCAACCAACAATTTAGATTTAAAGCTGGACGTCAGCATTATTCTGAATGTCTGTGCATATAACATCCTTTTGGCACTGCTGCCGAAACGTAATGAAATGTGCCCAGTGATATGACTGCACAAAATTTATGTGACCAACTAATCCGATATGTGTCACATGTCTCTTTCCTTCATCAGAGCCCACAGGGGAGAAGAAGCTGCCACCATCGCAGAGGCCCCTGGACCACCCCAAGGCCAAGAGAGGCAGGGGGAGGGATGGAGGAGGAGGGCAGGGACAAGCTGGAGGGAAGGGGGCAAGCAAAGCACACGGGCAGAAGGCAGAGTCCCTCCACCCCTCTTGGGAGGCTAAGAGGAGGAAAAAGGAACAGGAGTCTAAGATTCTTCCCTTCCAGGGGAAGAAGATAACGTTTGATGACTAAATTCCCCACAGAGAACCAGCAGAGTAATTACATGATGCATGAATAAATATTTGgaaatgttaaaatttgaatGTTTATAAGAGTGACTTCACTTTGTGTCTCTTTTTAAAATGagggaaagacagagagaagggggctgcattttgtttttgtggccCCAAGATGTGCCAAGTATGAAATATAGTTTCAAGATACATATGAATTAAAAgttaatgaaattcttctgtcaagttgctttaattgcaactgattgacaaattgccctacatcaacgtaaataagcactgaattgatcagtgttttagtagtagccatgactaAAGAAATCAAAAGTGTGCATACTTgagagcaggatttgaacctacgacctggATGACTGTCCGGTGGTTGTGAGTTCAATCCTACTCGAGTATGTACGTCCATGATCTCTGTTTgtcatgactactactaaaacactgatcaattcagtgcttactcatgtcaatgtagggcaatttgtcaatcagctgcaagTAAATGTTAACTTGAAATCACAGATGATCTTTCTACTCTCGCTGTTACATGCAGAAAGACTGAAGTAACAATTTAATCTAGTGCAAGCCACACTGTATGAGCCCATTCTGTTATTTTGAGTGTGGTGTGAAATATGACTTGTACTCCTTTACCAATTTCTTCCACTTTTATAATACCTCTCCCCTCCATCTTTGTTTCCTTCCTTGGTTTATCCTCTGTAATCCCATGTGATCGTACTGCATTACCAACTCTAGTCTATACTCCCAACTCGTGCATGAATATGTGGAAAAAATCTTGACCAAGAGTCAAAGCAATGCCTTCATTACCAAAAGCTTTGATTTATGTACTGAGGgagaaaacaacattttttggCATTATTGATAATACAAACATTCTAACCTATCAAGCTTTTGGTCGCTTTCCCGATATATGGGCCAAAGGTTTATGTGAGTAAGGGAGGCAATGTTGaaagattgtctttgattgAATATTGTAGAAAGAAAtgcccatgtttttttttcatgaaaagagcAAGAACACtaaaataaagtgaaaaagaaaaaccctgTTCCTTTTTGTTTCCATGTCTATGTAGGTGTCTTGAAATATGATGTATAACACAAGgtcctatacatgtatatatatgtgacagtgcacctcaaaacaaacaaaaagtcgccagacatgaatttttagttaagaccatattctgaaagagcagactttaagctttaaaatgatgtataactcaaatcaaatggactctcataacctatctaaatattggaaagaaagcacaacctcagaaaaagtgtgaactgagaaaagaggctctgaagtacagtgtctattcaagcgcttaatctttaccaaaccgtgctggctgtgcgatgaatgggacaaaaaacaggaagtaaactacTGGAGTAAttacaatgaagggattatcagattaaactgaaattaagcatgtctcattaacacattctgttcatactttatgccaactttcaaagcagtagcactatccttgcaaaagttattagagttgaaagtgaagagtgtggacaaagtttttcagaaatgaaaaagggattctgaagacacacctaatcacactattctatcaaaaatgttcgagataaactgctaaaaaaacacactttcctgccccttttatgataccaaattttagcataatgtaaaagaacacctgctctttcagaaaatatgaaaaagtcaagttcggctaggttgacccatttcacttgttttcagtcctcacgcaaaatcagtgtgtgcgactttgttcgttttgaggtgcacggtcacatatttaactacatgtagtaacaatctgtgtatgtgtatacattgtacataccaGTGCGAGTTGTGCTTGGGTGTACCAACTCTTGAATTGACCCACATTTGGATTGTTAAAGTGAAGGAGGTATATTGGCTCTTGAAAAACTTCATGTCACATCTCAAGGTCCATAATTAGGTATTGAAACACATACCCTCACAGGAATTGATATATTAATGAgtaaattaaaaaatatatacatacacacacacacacgtatatatatatatatatatatatatatatatatatatatatatatatatatatatatatatatatatatatatatatatatatattatgtctgTGTGTTTCTAAAATATTGCTTTAAACAATGCATATTTATTTagacttgcaaaaaaaaaaaaaaatccccccaaaaaCCTGCACAATGTAAAGTATTTGTGATGTTATAGAAATGAGGCATGTGGGGTGGATCaatgtaaaaaagaaattacacatGACATGTTCCTTCAATTGATGTTGTTTCTCTGTCATATTTAATTCAGATCTATTGCCAGGTAtgtacacatttacatgataataCAACTTTGCACTCGACACTGGACATCATCATGCTATGACTAATATACTGACAAGGGCATTTGGGGAAATTCATGCAGGTTTTACAAATCAGCAAGCTAGAAATCAAGTTCAGTATTCCATACCACAAAATAGAGATAAGTATCAACTTTCTATTAGTATTAGAGACCACTACATAGTGATAAGGCTGAAATGTACACAAGTATGATAAAAATGGTATTCTACATATTATTTGACAGGCACACGTGAGGTTGTCAAACTTATTCTTGGGTTGGGAGCATACGAaataaaggaaggaaaaaaaaaaactgttttgagagggggaaaaaagtgacCTAACATAAATTTAGAACTGTGTGGAGTGGTCTTGAGCATGTCAAACCAGCAGGTTTTGTGTCAAAATGATGCAGATTTTGGAAAACAAGAGAAGGTCACAGTTTCTCATCTGTGCCAACAAGTTCTGAGTGACAATTAGTGAagataaacaaaacaaccctaacaacaacaacaacaacaaaacagggTAAACTTCAGATTACATTTTTGATCCTGGAACTCTTTCCCAATCAAaatctggtattttttttttttcatgaggtTCGAATCAAGGGGCATTAGCATTTTCTTTTAGAGTTGATGGAAGTAAGTTATGCCCTCCTGGTTCTAACCACTCAATGCAGACATATTTGTTGTAATTGTTGGTCTTGGAAGTAGAGACAAGAAGGAGATGAAAGGCAGCCATGTTAATATCTCATCTTTTGAGTGGATGTCCGATAACATCACACAGGGCAAGCTGAAGATAAAGCCAGAGGTGCCATCTTGTTTTCCAAGTGCCATAAAACAATTCTCATTGCTATGAATGAATACAACAACAGACACAAGATTGATATATATAGCTGATCATAGCTACACTATGTCTGTTTGAACATTTAGTTGCAAACTAACGAAAGTGCTGGTCAAACTAGAGCAATAGTCAGAGTGACACCACAATCAAATTGAGAAGAAACTTGTGATATCCCACACATGAGCAGACATCGTCTAACATGAACATGGCAAGCTGAACCACCAAGATTGCAGAGTCAATTTGTCTAGATACTAGTGACTGACACATCTTTGCACAAAATGGATGATCTCTCATTGCCATCATCATGGAATGTCACTATTCACAATATACCAGCCCATACATATTTCTTGCaatcaagaacaaaaacaaatatatctgaaaaaaaaaaatctcacagtGTTAAGTTTTGACAAAACTAATAAACAATACTTTAAGAGACCATGACTACGTAATACTACATGTTTCTCCCAAAACCAATACAATAAAATAGAGATTATCAAAGGAATACACATTTGCAGCCATTCAATATGAATTGAAGTTTTAAAGGAGAAACTCCACTTCATGTCCAAGTTGACTTTGCGAGTGAGGTCCACTGTGAGTTTTAATCAGAAGtttcaaaaacagaaaaaaaagctgAGTTCTTAAGTTTTCTATGTTTCCACATAAGAGTGATGTCAGTCATTATCACAACTGATGTCATGTCACTATCTAtacatatttctctctttttttatttttatctttttatcaatGAGCAGAATTGCTGCTTCATCTTGTGATGTGGTTCACTCCAGTAGTAATGATTATGACCATTTCAAAGCAACAAATAATGCGGATGTGACCAGAGTTGCATTCAGAAGACTGCCATAACAATTACCATCTTCATTCATCAAATACCAGTCAGCATTAACTGGAAACATTCGCTCAGAAGGCAGGGTAccatttgtaatattttttgacatttcttGGACAATTCTTGGAAACGAAGCTTTGAAGAGTTGCGCAGCACAGCTAGCTAGATATCTGTGGGCTTGTTGGTGAGGCTGCAGAGAGGATTTCCACAGAAAGTTCAAGGTGAAGGTATGCATTACCCTGGTactctttgatatattttgacTATCAAACCCAGACAAAATGAAGGATGGCCACTTTTGTTGTTGGCAACATACAGAATGTTCCAACCTCCCTTGTTACGATGAAAAATCTTTAGGATGGTACACTCTGTATGTTCCCCCAATGCCAGTCCTTAGCTATATACTGATGCATTTTCAAAAGACATGTCATCTACTGCCCCGTCATGCTGAACCCTTGCAAAAGATTTACAGTTCTTCCATtattacacatacatataaCTAATAACTGATCATAGATCACCAATAGTCCAAAACACACagctgtgtgtttttgttttgttttttgtttttgtttttgtgaggcCATAAGTAAGGGATACTGGGGAGGTTTTGACATCTCAAGGAAATGGCCCTATAATACGAGGGTCATGCTTCAATGTCAAAGAACAGAAGATGCATCAACTGTGACAAAGGGGAAAAATGGCCTGATTACTTCAATGACCATGTTATCACATAGGACCTACATTGCTCATTAGATAATGACAGAAGGATAAAACTTAAAATTCATTGTTGTGCCCAAGATACTTTCCACTCACATTTTCTCCCAACACAAGAACTTGTTTTAACACGTTCAGCAACAGCATACTGCTATGAATACAAAGTGAcaaaattttgctgaaattttaGATTGATACTACATTTcattgaatgaataaaatatcaCAGTTGGTAATACTTTACTGCCAAAAGCTGATTTCCGTGTAATTAATGTCATTATCCTGTCAGCACCCGAACAATCTGGCTTTCTCAATGAACCACCCTAAACTGCCCTCATGCTGACCTCTACCATGCTGACATTTGTTTGGCCCTATCCACTGGATGGCTGCAAAACTTGATGCAGCTCTGAAGGAGGAGGAGCAACTATCGAGATAGTCTTGATTCAAGCACTCGGTGCAGATGTggaatatattacatatatgtgGTTAGGTCCAGTGGGCAGTTGACCAGTGAGAAGTGACCTCAATGCCTTTTGCCCCTCCCCTGGTTCCTAAAGGTCAATGCCGGACATCTTTTTTGAGCGATGACGTGTACCGTTACATATCTAACGCTGCAGCTTTCATATAATTTAATCATTGCAAATAAAAAATCACTGGCCACATGATTAAAATCTTGCTGATTCTCACCAATGGTGCTATGAGAGTTAAAAGCACTACCATTTTGATTCAGCTGACTATCATCTTCTCACTGTATTTGGCACAGAATGTCTGTACAATATTTGATTGCTTCCAACCATGCTTGCCCAACCATACCCATAACCATTTCTCTCCTCTCAATGTATGCCTTCCAACATGCCCATGCATAAATGCtgaaaaatgattatgataaccataatgataataacaataaatattTTGCTTCTTGTCCATCTCTGCTCGAAAAATCCACGGACATATGCTTACATGACACCACCTTTACTTTCAC includes these proteins:
- the LOC140230569 gene encoding uncharacterized protein, with protein sequence MDKVQFNTQIVLMRKTVKRAKVQLVRRLTRQIAIMKKKKGSEKQIAQNERRAGRLVKEIEVIKDLPVDEVTISAIIAKESLEEVLNKPNSTADERGLARLIHHKLIVQQLATFKDLVTDDLLAVGKKKEKSMERIQNPEQKRSEASDTSEGSESDSDELENDEDSPIKSGINSVKGIHNSAEETRRRKSQKLKSTNPVSLCGQKKQLEKQMRARHKRKEESDFFVTGSDGEDANVSGEMSDNGGSSESDSDASGAEDDYGVDDVDDDLDDDHDNMEANFGAELKELSDHFRKQQSRYADKSAAGERKRSKGLDSLFVGKLSGKSPLDAAASVNKSGRNRPGQKERHRINIKKQLQVLRRPSAHQPQSRHVALVDMPSLATRDKAEKKVITGINAMPEKPKTEPTGEKKLPPSQRPLDHPKAKRGRGRDGGGGQGQAGGKGASKAHGQKAESLHPSWEAKRRKKEQESKILPFQGKKITFDD